In Cedecea neteri, a single genomic region encodes these proteins:
- the rpoC gene encoding DNA-directed RNA polymerase subunit beta', protein MKDLLKFLKAQTKTEEFDAIKIALASPDMIRSWSFGEVKKPETINYRTFKPERDGLFCARIFGPVKDYECLCGKYKRLKHRGVICEKCGVEVTQTKVRRERMGHIELASPTAHIWFLKSLPSRIGLLLDMPLRDIERVLYFESYVVIEGGMTNLERRQILTEEQYLDALEEFGDEFDAKMGAEAIQALLKSMDLEQECETLREELNETNSETKRKKLTKRIKLLEAFVQSGNKPEWMILTVLPVLPPDLRPLVPLDGGRFATSDLNDLYRRVINRNNRLKRLLDLAAPDIIVRNEKRMLQEAVDALLDNGRRGRAITGSNKRPLKSLADMIKGKQGRFRQNLLGKRVDYSGRSVITVGPYLRLHQCGLPKKMALELFKPFIYGKLELRGLATTIKAAKKMVEREEAVVWDILDEVIREHPVLLNRAPTLHRLGIQAFEPVLIEGKAIQLHPLVCAAYNADFDGDQMAVHVPLTLEAQLEARALMMSTNNILSPANGEPIIVPSQDVVLGLYYMTRDCVNAKGEGMVLTGPKEAERIYRAGLASLHARVKVRITEYEKDAQGTFVAKTSLIDTTIGRAILWMIVPKGLPFSIVNQALGKKAISKMLNTCYRILGLKPTVIFADQTMYTGFAYAARSGASVGIDDMVIPEKKYEIISEAEAEVAEIQEQFQSGLVTAGERYNKVIDIWAAANDRVSKAMMDNLQTETVINRDGVEEQQVSFNSIYMMADSGARGSAAQIRQLAGMRGLMAKPDGSIIETPITANFREGLNVLQYFISTHGARKGLADTALKTANSGYLTRRLVDVAQDLVVTEDDCGTLEGITMTPVIEGGDVKEPLRDRVLGRVTAEDILKPGTADILVPRNTLLHEQWCDLLEANSVDSVKVRSVVGCETDFGVCAHCYGRDLARGHIINKGEAIGVIAAQSIGEPGTQLTMRTFHIGGAASRSAAESSIQVKNKGSIKLSNAKSVVNSSGKLVITSRNTELKLIDEFGRTKESYKVPYGAVMAKGDGEQVAGGETVANWDPHTMPVISEVSGFIRFTDMIDGQTITRQTDELTGLSSLVVLDSAERTAGGKDLRPALKIVDAKGNDVLIPGTDMPAQYFLPGKAIVQLEDGIQISSGDALARIPQESSGTKDITGGLPRVADLFEARRPKEPAILAEISGIISFGKETKGKRRLVITPVDGSEPYEEMIPKWRQLNVFEGERVERGDVVSDGPESPHDILRLRGVYAVTRYITNEVQDVYRLQGVKINDKHIEVIVRQMLRKATIVNAGSSDFLEGEQAEYSRIKIANRELDANGKINVTFARDLLGITKASLATESFISAASFQETTRVLTEAAVAGKRDELRGLKENVIVGRLIPAGTGYAYHQDRMRRRAAGEIPAAPQVTAEDASASLAELLNAGLGGNDE, encoded by the coding sequence GTGAAAGACTTATTAAAGTTTCTGAAAGCGCAAACTAAAACCGAAGAGTTTGATGCGATCAAAATTGCTCTGGCATCGCCAGACATGATCCGTTCATGGTCTTTCGGTGAAGTTAAAAAGCCGGAAACCATCAACTACCGTACGTTCAAACCTGAGCGTGACGGTCTGTTCTGCGCCCGTATTTTTGGGCCAGTGAAAGACTACGAGTGCCTGTGCGGTAAGTACAAGCGCCTGAAGCACCGTGGTGTCATTTGTGAGAAGTGTGGCGTAGAAGTTACCCAGACTAAAGTTCGTCGTGAGCGTATGGGTCACATCGAACTGGCTTCTCCAACTGCCCACATTTGGTTCCTGAAGTCTCTGCCATCTCGTATCGGCCTGCTGCTGGATATGCCGCTGCGTGATATCGAGCGCGTGCTGTACTTTGAATCTTATGTTGTTATCGAAGGCGGGATGACCAACCTCGAGCGCCGTCAGATCCTGACTGAAGAGCAGTATCTGGATGCGCTGGAAGAGTTCGGTGACGAATTCGATGCGAAGATGGGTGCGGAAGCTATTCAGGCCCTGCTGAAGAGCATGGATCTGGAGCAAGAGTGTGAAACTCTGCGCGAAGAGCTGAACGAAACCAACTCCGAAACCAAACGTAAAAAGCTGACCAAGCGTATCAAGCTGCTGGAAGCGTTCGTTCAGTCTGGTAACAAACCAGAGTGGATGATCCTGACCGTTCTGCCGGTTCTGCCGCCAGATCTGCGTCCGCTGGTACCGCTGGATGGTGGTCGTTTCGCAACCTCAGATCTGAACGATCTGTACCGTCGCGTGATCAACCGTAACAACCGTCTGAAACGTCTGCTTGATCTGGCTGCGCCTGACATCATCGTACGTAACGAAAAACGTATGCTGCAGGAAGCGGTAGATGCCCTGCTGGATAACGGCCGTCGCGGTCGTGCCATCACCGGCTCTAACAAACGTCCTCTGAAATCTTTGGCCGACATGATCAAAGGTAAGCAGGGTCGTTTCCGTCAGAACCTGCTGGGTAAACGTGTTGACTACTCCGGTCGTTCTGTAATCACCGTAGGTCCATACCTGCGTCTGCATCAGTGCGGTCTGCCGAAGAAAATGGCACTGGAGCTGTTCAAACCGTTCATCTACGGCAAGCTGGAACTGCGTGGCCTCGCGACCACCATCAAAGCTGCTAAGAAAATGGTTGAGCGTGAAGAAGCTGTCGTTTGGGATATCCTGGACGAAGTTATCCGCGAACACCCGGTACTGCTGAACCGTGCACCAACTCTGCACCGTTTGGGTATCCAGGCATTTGAACCTGTTCTGATCGAAGGTAAAGCTATCCAGCTGCACCCGCTGGTTTGTGCGGCATATAACGCCGACTTCGATGGTGACCAGATGGCAGTACACGTTCCACTGACGCTTGAAGCTCAGCTGGAAGCGCGTGCGCTGATGATGTCTACCAACAACATCCTGTCTCCAGCGAACGGTGAGCCAATCATCGTTCCTTCTCAGGACGTTGTATTGGGTCTGTACTACATGACCCGTGACTGTGTTAACGCCAAAGGCGAAGGCATGGTGCTGACTGGCCCTAAAGAAGCTGAGCGTATTTATCGCGCTGGCCTGGCCTCTCTGCATGCGCGCGTTAAAGTGCGTATCACCGAATACGAAAAAGATGCTCAGGGCACATTCGTTGCGAAAACCAGCCTGATCGACACCACCATTGGTCGTGCGATTCTGTGGATGATCGTACCGAAAGGTCTGCCTTTCTCCATCGTCAACCAGGCGCTGGGTAAAAAGGCCATCTCTAAGATGCTGAACACCTGTTACCGTATTCTGGGCCTGAAACCGACCGTTATTTTTGCGGACCAGACGATGTACACCGGCTTTGCTTACGCAGCGCGTTCAGGTGCATCCGTTGGTATTGATGACATGGTCATCCCGGAGAAAAAATACGAGATCATCAGCGAAGCGGAAGCTGAAGTTGCTGAGATCCAGGAGCAGTTCCAGTCCGGTCTGGTTACCGCTGGCGAACGCTATAACAAAGTTATCGATATCTGGGCTGCGGCGAACGATCGTGTATCCAAAGCGATGATGGATAACCTGCAAACCGAAACCGTGATTAACCGTGACGGCGTCGAAGAGCAGCAGGTTTCCTTCAACAGCATCTACATGATGGCCGACTCCGGTGCTCGTGGTTCTGCAGCACAGATTCGTCAGCTGGCCGGTATGCGTGGCCTGATGGCTAAGCCAGATGGCTCCATCATCGAAACGCCAATCACCGCGAACTTCCGTGAAGGTCTGAACGTACTCCAGTACTTCATCTCCACTCACGGTGCTCGTAAAGGTCTGGCGGATACCGCACTGAAAACGGCGAACTCCGGTTACCTGACTCGTCGTCTGGTAGACGTTGCCCAGGATCTGGTCGTCACTGAAGACGACTGTGGCACCCTGGAAGGCATCACCATGACGCCAGTTATCGAAGGTGGCGACGTTAAAGAGCCGCTGCGCGATCGCGTACTGGGTCGTGTGACTGCTGAAGATATTCTGAAGCCTGGCACTGCGGATATCCTGGTTCCACGCAACACGCTGCTGCACGAACAGTGGTGTGACCTGCTGGAAGCTAACTCCGTTGACAGCGTGAAAGTCCGTTCCGTAGTAGGTTGCGAAACTGACTTTGGCGTGTGTGCTCACTGCTACGGTCGCGACCTGGCACGTGGTCACATCATCAACAAAGGTGAAGCTATCGGGGTTATCGCGGCACAGTCCATCGGTGAACCTGGTACACAGCTGACGATGCGTACGTTCCACATCGGTGGTGCGGCATCCCGTTCTGCTGCTGAATCCAGCATTCAGGTTAAGAACAAAGGTAGCATCAAGCTCAGCAACGCGAAGTCGGTTGTGAACTCCAGCGGTAAACTGGTTATCACTTCTCGTAACACAGAGCTGAAACTGATCGACGAATTCGGTCGTACCAAAGAAAGCTACAAAGTGCCTTACGGTGCTGTGATGGCGAAAGGTGATGGCGAGCAGGTTGCCGGCGGTGAAACCGTAGCAAACTGGGATCCACACACCATGCCGGTTATCTCGGAAGTGAGTGGTTTCATTCGCTTTACCGACATGATCGACGGCCAGACCATTACTCGTCAGACCGACGAGCTGACCGGTCTGTCTTCTCTGGTCGTTCTGGATTCTGCTGAGCGTACTGCGGGTGGTAAAGACCTGCGTCCTGCTCTGAAAATCGTTGATGCTAAAGGCAACGACGTTCTGATCCCTGGCACCGATATGCCGGCTCAGTACTTCCTGCCGGGTAAAGCGATTGTTCAGCTGGAAGATGGTATTCAGATCAGCTCCGGTGACGCCCTGGCGCGTATTCCACAGGAATCCAGCGGTACCAAGGATATTACCGGTGGTCTGCCACGCGTTGCTGACCTGTTCGAAGCCCGTCGTCCGAAAGAGCCGGCAATCCTGGCTGAAATCAGCGGTATCATTTCCTTCGGTAAAGAAACCAAAGGGAAACGTCGTCTGGTTATCACCCCGGTAGACGGTAGCGAGCCGTACGAAGAGATGATTCCGAAATGGCGTCAGCTTAACGTGTTCGAAGGCGAGCGTGTTGAACGTGGTGACGTTGTTTCCGATGGTCCAGAGTCTCCGCATGACATCCTGCGTCTGCGTGGCGTGTACGCTGTAACTCGTTACATCACTAACGAAGTACAGGACGTTTACCGTCTGCAAGGCGTTAAGATTAACGATAAACACATCGAAGTTATCGTTCGTCAGATGCTGCGTAAAGCCACCATCGTTAACGCAGGCAGCTCCGACTTCCTGGAAGGCGAGCAGGCTGAATACTCCCGCATTAAGATCGCTAACCGCGAACTGGATGCGAACGGCAAGATCAACGTGACCTTTGCACGCGATCTGCTGGGTATCACCAAAGCCTCTCTGGCAACCGAGTCCTTCATCTCCGCGGCATCGTTCCAGGAGACCACTCGAGTGCTGACCGAAGCAGCCGTTGCGGGTAAACGCGACGAACTGCGCGGCCTGAAAGAGAACGTCATCGTGGGTCGACTGATCCCGGCCGGTACCGGTTATGCGTACCACCAGGATCGTATGCGTCGCCGTGCAGCAGGTGAAATCCCTGCGGCACCTCAGGTGACTGCTGAAGACGCTTCTGCCAGCCTGGCAGAACTGCTGAACGCAGGCCTGGGCGGTAACGACGAGTAA
- a CDS encoding alpha/beta hydrolase family protein, whose protein sequence is MSRILFLFSLFCMFSQTAYGETAFRQRLLDEQSSLPLEMAVWYPTRQTGNPELVGDNVVFKGTHALLNATPDNEVHPLLLLSHGYGGSWRNLNWLASLMAAQGYIVAAVNHPGTTFGNKNEAEAQRLWQRPQDLRRVLDALMASPDIAGKIDPQRIAAVGHSLGGWTVIELAGGRFDADRFLQDCKLHSVLSGCKLLHTLGIDRQESAAPLSKDARDPRIKAIVSLDLGLARGFSPASLAQIAVPVLVMSAQSDSEELPASLESAYLARYIPQKQRRDVSVPGATHFSFMQLCKPGATELIEQANPGEGIVCMDGGSISRAAIHASLGREIGEFVNQALDFHPLNAGSPSGLTH, encoded by the coding sequence ATGTCACGGATCCTTTTCCTTTTTAGTTTGTTCTGTATGTTCAGCCAAACGGCCTATGGTGAAACCGCTTTTCGCCAGCGTCTACTGGATGAACAGAGTTCCCTGCCTCTTGAAATGGCCGTTTGGTATCCGACCCGGCAGACGGGCAATCCAGAGCTTGTTGGCGATAACGTTGTATTTAAGGGGACTCATGCGTTACTGAACGCCACCCCGGACAATGAAGTGCACCCGCTGTTGCTGCTATCCCACGGGTATGGCGGTAGCTGGCGCAATCTGAACTGGCTGGCAAGCCTGATGGCCGCTCAGGGCTATATTGTTGCGGCGGTGAATCACCCCGGGACAACATTTGGTAATAAAAATGAGGCCGAAGCGCAACGGCTTTGGCAGCGCCCTCAGGATCTCCGGCGAGTATTGGACGCGTTGATGGCTTCGCCAGACATTGCCGGGAAGATCGATCCGCAGCGCATCGCGGCCGTAGGGCATTCATTAGGCGGTTGGACAGTGATAGAACTGGCTGGTGGGCGTTTTGACGCTGACCGGTTCTTACAGGATTGTAAACTGCATTCAGTATTGTCAGGCTGTAAACTGCTGCACACCTTAGGGATAGACCGGCAGGAATCAGCGGCACCATTGTCGAAAGACGCTCGCGATCCGCGCATCAAAGCCATTGTCTCGCTTGATCTTGGCCTGGCCCGCGGTTTTTCACCCGCCAGCCTGGCACAAATAGCTGTCCCCGTTTTGGTCATGTCTGCCCAGTCAGACAGCGAAGAGTTACCCGCCAGTCTCGAGTCGGCATATCTGGCGCGTTATATTCCTCAAAAACAGCGTCGGGATGTTAGCGTACCAGGGGCGACGCACTTCAGCTTTATGCAATTATGTAAGCCAGGGGCTACCGAACTTATTGAGCAAGCAAACCCGGGAGAAGGCATTGTCTGTATGGATGGTGGCTCCATTAGCAGAGCAGCCATCCATGCTTCTCTTGGTCGTGAAATCGGCGAATTTGTTAATCAGGCACTGGATTTTCACCCGCTAAACGCCGGAAGTCCGTCGGGGTTGACCCACTAA
- a CDS encoding helix-turn-helix domain-containing protein, with product MPAIPLPFYTLTVLLLLLLKILFSRHAEYRNAAIFLSGCAILILMSALRWTFDAVILRQLQSLAAIALPPLAWYCFASLPRQRGGPKIAAYWLAPLSALIVNLAAPAMTDIALMFLFIGYGSALIKISHLGVDSFIFSRLSDANITASTAFFAGCFLCFSGLVDLAIAVDFRFFGGMQAPILVALSQTLLLPFIGMAVVFKGKVAPPPKMPDAQKEAVQEHNDEELTALYHHIEKTLLEDKLFLDPDITLSLIGKASGIAPRQLSRAINQICGCNVSQWVNGFRVRHAQALLRNTGVPVTQIMLDSGFSTKSHFNKEFARLSGSTPTDFRRLAGENPVPD from the coding sequence ATGCCCGCCATCCCACTGCCTTTTTACACGTTAACCGTTCTCCTTCTTCTACTGTTGAAGATCCTGTTTTCCAGGCATGCGGAATACCGTAATGCGGCGATATTCCTCTCGGGATGTGCAATCCTGATCCTGATGTCGGCGCTACGGTGGACGTTTGATGCCGTCATTCTGCGCCAGCTCCAGTCTCTTGCTGCGATTGCACTTCCGCCACTGGCCTGGTACTGCTTCGCCAGCCTGCCCAGGCAGCGCGGTGGGCCAAAAATCGCAGCCTACTGGCTTGCCCCTCTTTCAGCGCTGATCGTGAATCTCGCGGCGCCAGCGATGACGGATATCGCATTGATGTTCTTGTTTATCGGATATGGCTCTGCCTTGATCAAAATATCCCACCTGGGCGTTGATAGCTTTATTTTCAGTCGGTTAAGTGATGCTAACATCACTGCATCGACGGCTTTTTTCGCAGGTTGTTTCCTTTGTTTTTCCGGCCTGGTTGATTTAGCCATAGCGGTAGATTTTCGTTTTTTTGGAGGCATGCAGGCTCCGATATTAGTGGCGCTATCCCAGACGCTGCTACTTCCGTTTATCGGTATGGCTGTTGTATTTAAGGGCAAAGTCGCGCCTCCGCCAAAGATGCCTGATGCTCAGAAAGAAGCAGTGCAGGAGCATAATGACGAGGAGTTGACGGCGCTATACCATCATATTGAGAAAACCCTCTTAGAAGATAAGTTGTTTCTTGATCCTGACATTACGCTCAGCCTCATCGGAAAAGCATCAGGGATAGCGCCACGACAGCTTTCACGTGCCATAAATCAGATCTGCGGCTGCAATGTCTCTCAGTGGGTCAACGGGTTTCGCGTCAGGCACGCTCAGGCACTGCTGCGCAATACCGGCGTCCCGGTGACCCAAATCATGCTGGACTCAGGTTTCTCAACAAAATCTCACTTCAATAAAGAGTTTGCCCGCCTTAGTGGGTCAACCCCGACGGACTTCCGGCGTTTAGCGGGTGAAAATCCAGTGCCTGATTAA
- a CDS encoding PTS lactose/cellobiose transporter subunit IIA, producing MEDLESIIMELLVNAGSARSQALTALQLARKGDFEGAEKAMEESHEFVKHAHKIQTQLIGLDEGSGKLPVNLITVHSQDHLMNAMVIQDLATDMIELYRRLPLVK from the coding sequence GTGGAAGATTTAGAGTCAATTATTATGGAACTGCTGGTCAATGCCGGCAGCGCACGTAGCCAGGCCCTGACTGCTCTGCAGCTGGCACGTAAAGGTGACTTTGAGGGTGCCGAGAAGGCAATGGAAGAGTCACACGAATTCGTGAAACACGCCCATAAAATCCAGACCCAACTGATTGGCCTGGATGAAGGCTCCGGCAAACTGCCGGTAAACCTGATTACCGTTCACTCTCAGGATCACCTGATGAACGCGATGGTCATTCAGGATCTGGCCACCGATATGATTGAGCTTTACCGCCGCCTGCCGCTGGTGAAATAA
- a CDS encoding PTS sugar transporter subunit IIB, whose translation MKNIVLCCAAGMSTSILVQRMVDAAQKKGIEVSIKAVPVAEFKENIERADIVLLGPQVKYEQAKLQALADPLGKKVAVIDMMDYGLMKGDVVLDKALKMME comes from the coding sequence ATGAAAAATATCGTGTTGTGTTGTGCTGCAGGTATGTCGACCAGCATTCTGGTTCAACGTATGGTTGATGCCGCACAAAAGAAAGGCATCGAGGTCTCTATCAAAGCTGTGCCTGTGGCAGAGTTTAAAGAGAATATCGAACGCGCCGACATCGTTCTGCTTGGTCCGCAGGTGAAATATGAGCAGGCCAAACTTCAGGCCCTTGCCGATCCTCTGGGTAAAAAAGTCGCCGTTATCGACATGATGGATTACGGTTTGATGAAAGGCGACGTGGTGCTTGATAAAGCCCTGAAAATGATGGAGTAA
- the thiH gene encoding 2-iminoacetate synthase ThiH, with amino-acid sequence MAETFTDRWRQLDWDDITLSINGKTAADVERAIHSPRLTREDLMALLSPAASRYLEPLAQRAQQLTRQRFGNTVSFYVPLYLSNLCANDCTYCGFSMSNKLKRKTLDEAEIERECAAIRELGFEHLLLVTGEHQTKVGMDYFRQHLPAIRSRFSSLHMEVQPLDEHEYAELKTLGLDGVMVYQETYHPATYAQHHLKGNKQDFFWRLETPDRLGRAGIDKIGLGALIGLSDSWRTDCFMVAEHLLWLQQRYWQSRYSISFPRLRPCTGGVEPASIMTEQQLVQVICAFRLLAPDVELSLSTRESPWFRDHVIPLAINNVSAFSKTQPGGYADNHPELEQFAPHDGRTPQEVAAVLRQSGLQPVWKDWDHFLGRNAQP; translated from the coding sequence ATGGCGGAAACCTTTACCGACCGCTGGCGGCAGTTGGACTGGGACGATATCACTCTGAGCATTAACGGTAAGACGGCGGCGGACGTCGAACGGGCAATTCACTCGCCCCGCCTGACGCGCGAGGACTTGATGGCTTTGCTCTCCCCCGCCGCCAGCCGCTACCTCGAGCCTCTTGCCCAGCGGGCGCAGCAGCTTACGCGCCAGCGCTTCGGCAACACCGTCAGTTTTTACGTGCCGCTCTATCTCTCTAACCTGTGCGCCAACGACTGCACCTATTGCGGTTTTTCCATGAGTAATAAGCTGAAACGCAAAACGCTGGATGAAGCGGAGATTGAACGGGAATGTGCAGCTATTCGTGAGCTGGGGTTCGAACATCTTTTGCTGGTGACCGGCGAACACCAGACCAAAGTCGGCATGGATTATTTCCGCCAGCATCTGCCGGCTATCCGCAGCCGCTTTAGTTCGCTGCACATGGAAGTCCAGCCGCTGGACGAGCATGAGTATGCCGAACTCAAAACCCTCGGGCTTGATGGCGTGATGGTGTACCAGGAAACCTATCACCCGGCGACCTACGCCCAGCACCACCTGAAGGGCAACAAGCAGGATTTCTTCTGGCGACTGGAAACACCCGACAGGCTGGGACGCGCGGGCATTGATAAAATCGGCCTCGGCGCGCTGATTGGGCTGTCGGACAGCTGGCGCACCGATTGTTTTATGGTGGCTGAACATTTGCTCTGGCTACAGCAGCGCTACTGGCAAAGCCGCTATTCCATCTCCTTCCCACGCCTGCGCCCGTGCACCGGCGGCGTAGAACCAGCCTCAATCATGACTGAACAGCAACTGGTACAGGTGATCTGCGCATTCCGCCTGCTTGCGCCGGACGTGGAACTGTCGCTTTCAACCAGAGAATCACCGTGGTTCCGCGACCACGTGATCCCGCTGGCGATAAACAACGTCAGCGCGTTTTCGAAAACACAGCCCGGCGGCTATGCCGATAACCATCCAGAACTTGAGCAGTTTGCTCCTCACGATGGCCGAACGCCTCAGGAAGTGGCCGCCGTGCTCCGCCAGTCAGGTTTGCAGCCTGTCTGGAAGGACTGGGATCACTTTTTGGGAAGGAACGCGCAACCCTGA
- the thiG gene encoding thiazole synthase, with translation MLQIADKTFSSRLFTGTGKFSSSQMMIDAIRTSGSQLVTMAMKRVDLRGHSDDILLPLQQAGVHLLPNTSGAKTAEEAIFAAQLAREALGTNWVKLEIHPDARYLLPDPIETLKAAETLVKQGFVVLPYCGADPVLCKRLEEAGCAAVMPLGAPIGSNQGLQTRALLEIIIEQSRVPVVVDAGIGAPSHAAEALEMGASAVLVNTAIAVARDPVQMAQAFRLAVEAGSLAAQAGLGSRHQQAQASSPLTSFLQFSEENA, from the coding sequence ATGTTACAGATTGCCGATAAAACCTTTTCCTCTCGCCTGTTCACCGGCACCGGAAAATTCTCCTCCAGCCAGATGATGATCGACGCGATTCGTACTTCTGGCTCACAGCTTGTCACCATGGCAATGAAACGCGTGGATTTACGTGGCCATAGCGATGATATTCTTCTGCCGCTACAGCAGGCGGGCGTGCATCTGCTGCCCAATACTTCCGGGGCAAAAACGGCAGAAGAAGCTATTTTTGCAGCCCAGCTTGCCCGCGAAGCGCTGGGAACAAACTGGGTTAAGCTGGAAATTCATCCTGATGCCCGCTATTTACTTCCTGACCCGATTGAAACGCTGAAGGCCGCCGAAACGCTGGTCAAACAAGGATTTGTGGTGCTGCCTTACTGCGGCGCCGACCCCGTGCTCTGCAAACGCCTCGAGGAAGCTGGCTGTGCGGCCGTGATGCCGCTCGGCGCGCCCATCGGTTCAAATCAGGGTTTGCAAACCCGCGCGCTGCTGGAAATCATCATTGAGCAATCCCGCGTGCCGGTTGTTGTCGATGCGGGGATCGGTGCCCCAAGCCATGCGGCCGAAGCCTTAGAGATGGGCGCTTCTGCCGTGCTGGTCAATACCGCCATAGCGGTCGCCCGTGATCCGGTGCAAATGGCTCAGGCGTTCCGTCTGGCCGTGGAAGCTGGAAGCCTTGCGGCACAGGCCGGGTTAGGCTCTCGCCACCAGCAGGCGCAGGCCTCCAGCCCGCTGACCAGTTTCCTGCAGTTTAGCGAGGAGAATGCCTGA
- the thiS gene encoding sulfur carrier protein ThiS, producing MRIQFNDEPLECTAGLTLAALLAQLDQGKTGAALAVNQTIIPRDQWSNHLLREGDIILLFQAIAGG from the coding sequence ATGCGCATTCAGTTTAACGATGAACCTCTGGAATGTACGGCTGGCCTGACGCTCGCAGCCCTTCTGGCCCAGCTTGATCAGGGCAAAACTGGCGCGGCGCTCGCCGTTAATCAAACCATTATCCCGCGCGACCAGTGGAGCAATCATCTGCTGCGCGAGGGCGATATCATTCTGCTGTTTCAGGCAATTGCCGGGGGCTGA
- a CDS encoding HesA/MoeB/ThiF family protein: MNDADFMRYSRQLLLEDVAIEGQEKLLSSTALVVGLGGLGSPAALYLAAAGVGKLIVADDDKVHISNLQRQILFTSEDIERPKSSAAHQHLQRLNPGVKIVSLTERLTGDSLTEAVHEADVVLDCSDNMATRQAVNAACVAGNTPLITASAVGFGGQMMVLTPPWGHGCYRCVWPDESEPERNCRTSGVIGPVVGVMGTLQALEAIKLLTGMAPATGELRLFDARQHSWRTLMMQKSATCPVCGGHDAHSV; this comes from the coding sequence ATGAATGACGCGGATTTTATGCGCTACAGCCGCCAGCTGCTGCTGGAAGACGTGGCGATTGAAGGGCAGGAAAAACTGCTGTCCAGCACGGCGCTGGTCGTCGGTCTGGGCGGCTTAGGTTCACCTGCCGCGCTGTATCTCGCCGCCGCTGGCGTAGGCAAGCTTATCGTCGCGGACGATGACAAGGTGCATATCAGCAATCTCCAGCGCCAAATCCTGTTCACTTCAGAAGATATTGAGCGCCCGAAATCTTCGGCGGCCCACCAGCATTTGCAGCGCCTTAACCCAGGCGTAAAAATTGTTTCGCTGACAGAGAGGCTGACGGGGGATTCTTTGACAGAAGCCGTGCACGAAGCCGACGTGGTGCTGGACTGTAGCGACAATATGGCAACCCGCCAGGCGGTTAACGCCGCCTGCGTGGCCGGGAATACGCCGCTTATCACCGCCAGCGCCGTCGGTTTTGGCGGCCAGATGATGGTCCTGACACCGCCCTGGGGGCATGGCTGCTACCGCTGCGTCTGGCCTGACGAGAGTGAACCTGAACGCAACTGCCGCACCTCCGGCGTCATCGGCCCGGTCGTGGGCGTGATGGGTACCCTCCAGGCACTGGAAGCCATCAAATTGCTGACCGGTATGGCACCGGCTACTGGCGAGCTGCGTCTGTTTGACGCCCGGCAGCACAGCTGGCGCACGCTAATGATGCAAAAATCAGCCACCTGCCCGGTCTGCGGAGGCCACGATGCGCATTCAGTTTAA
- the thiE gene encoding thiamine phosphate synthase translates to MSRLIFPATSRRLGLYPVVDSVEWIERLLGAGVKTIQLRIKDKRDADVEADVIAAIALGERYNARLFINDYWRLAIKHGAYGVHLGQEDMDVANLAAISEAGLRLGLSTHDNMEMDRALSANPSYIALGHVFPTQTKQMPSSPQGLNKLAEHIQTLGDYSTVAIGGISINRVPAVLATGVGSVAVVSAITQAPDWRAATRQLLDLAGTGDE, encoded by the coding sequence ATGTCCAGACTCATTTTCCCAGCCACGTCACGCAGGCTGGGCCTTTATCCAGTCGTCGACAGCGTGGAGTGGATCGAACGCCTCCTCGGGGCGGGCGTCAAAACCATCCAGCTCCGCATTAAAGATAAACGCGATGCAGACGTTGAAGCTGACGTCATCGCCGCCATTGCGCTGGGCGAACGCTACAACGCCCGCCTGTTCATCAACGACTACTGGCGACTGGCCATCAAACACGGCGCCTACGGCGTACATCTCGGCCAGGAAGATATGGATGTCGCCAATCTGGCGGCGATAAGCGAAGCCGGGCTTCGGCTGGGGCTTTCAACCCACGACAACATGGAAATGGATCGCGCCTTAAGCGCTAACCCGTCCTACATTGCGCTGGGCCATGTCTTCCCTACCCAAACCAAGCAAATGCCCTCCTCCCCGCAGGGGCTGAATAAGCTGGCAGAACATATCCAGACGCTGGGTGATTATTCCACTGTCGCCATCGGCGGGATAAGCATCAATCGTGTGCCTGCCGTGTTAGCTACCGGCGTGGGCAGCGTCGCCGTCGTCAGCGCCATTACGCAGGCTCCCGACTGGCGAGCGGCCACGAGGCAATTACTCGACCTGGCAGGAACTGGCGATGAATGA